Proteins encoded together in one Lysinibacillus sp. FSL K6-0232 window:
- a CDS encoding acyltransferase translates to MARKTERYRVEGANSLWHIYDTVSFWKVMKCFIIIQIGRFTPFLRVKNWLYRTFLKMTIGEQTSLALMVMPDTMFPERIFIGKNTVIGFNTTILAHEYLIEEYRLGDVHIGNEVMIGANTTILPGVTIGDGAIVSAATLVHKDVPAGCLAGGNPMRIIYTAEQMAERKRHEVVEWCTPKK, encoded by the coding sequence ATGGCACGTAAAACAGAACGCTATCGTGTTGAAGGTGCAAATTCGCTTTGGCATATTTATGACACGGTGTCCTTTTGGAAGGTGATGAAGTGTTTCATTATCATTCAAATTGGTCGCTTCACACCTTTTTTACGTGTGAAAAACTGGCTTTATCGCACATTTTTAAAGATGACAATAGGTGAGCAAACTTCATTAGCTTTAATGGTGATGCCAGATACTATGTTTCCAGAACGTATTTTTATCGGTAAAAATACAGTGATCGGTTTTAATACAACGATTTTAGCGCATGAGTATTTAATTGAGGAATATCGCTTAGGGGATGTTCATATTGGCAATGAAGTAATGATTGGGGCAAATACAACCATTTTACCAGGAGTAACAATTGGTGATGGAGCTATTGTGTCGGCTGCAACTCTTGTACATAAGGATGTGCCAGCCGGCTGTTTGGCAGGTGGGAACCCAATGCGAATTATTTACACTGCTGAACAAATGGCAGAGCGTAAGCGTCATGAGGTTGTAGAGTGGTGTACACCTAAAAAATAA
- the ppaX gene encoding pyrophosphatase PpaX: MAVKALLFDFDGTLLNTNDLIIQTFMHVLNERFPGQYSPKDCLKFIGPSLKQTFSDIAPGEEDALMAKYRAWNIEHHDELVTQYPNVVSTLEQLKELGIRLAIVSTKRNDMIDRGLSVLGAAQLFDVRIGTDDVKNVKPDPEPVLLALERLGVDKEDAIMIGDNSHDIEAGHHAGVRAAGVAWAAKGEAYLQQFKPDYMLQHMTDLLDIVKEG; this comes from the coding sequence ATGGCTGTAAAAGCATTATTATTCGATTTTGATGGGACTTTATTGAATACGAATGACTTAATTATTCAAACATTTATGCATGTATTAAATGAACGATTTCCTGGGCAATATTCGCCAAAAGATTGCTTGAAATTTATTGGTCCATCACTTAAACAGACATTTAGCGACATTGCACCTGGTGAAGAGGATGCTTTAATGGCAAAATATCGTGCTTGGAATATAGAGCATCATGATGAATTGGTTACACAATATCCGAATGTTGTTTCCACACTGGAGCAATTAAAGGAATTAGGCATTCGGTTAGCCATTGTGTCCACAAAGCGTAATGATATGATTGATCGTGGACTTTCGGTGCTTGGTGCAGCACAGCTATTTGATGTGCGTATTGGTACAGATGATGTGAAAAATGTGAAACCTGATCCAGAGCCTGTTCTGCTTGCCTTAGAACGTTTAGGTGTAGACAAGGAAGATGCCATTATGATTGGAGATAATTCACATGATATTGAAGCTGGTCACCATGCAGGGGTGAGAGCAGCTGGTGTTGCTTGGGCTGCTAAAGGTGAGGCTTATTTACAGCAATTTAAACCTGATTATATGCTACAGCATATGACAGATTTACTGGATATTGTGAAAGAGGGGTAA
- the lgt gene encoding prolipoprotein diacylglyceryl transferase: MDLLLLDINPVAFHLGPIAVRWYGLLIVSGIILAYIVGQREAVKRGLPEDFLADLLLWAVPISIICARIYYVSMRWDYYSENPGKIIEIWNGGIAIHGALIGAFVTAYIFTRIKNVSFLRVADIAAPSILIGQIIGRWGNFMNQEAYGGPVSKEFLENLMLPDWIINQMYIEELGTYVHPTFLYESVWNVIGLIILLVLRKVNLHRGEIFFGYLIWYSIGRFYIEGLRTDSLYLVGDLRSAQVVSVVGIVVGLGAIIYRRIKVKPVVKYLDDK; this comes from the coding sequence ATGGATTTATTATTATTAGATATTAACCCTGTTGCCTTTCATTTGGGGCCTATTGCAGTGCGCTGGTATGGATTATTGATTGTATCAGGGATTATTTTAGCATATATTGTTGGGCAACGAGAGGCTGTAAAGCGAGGACTACCTGAAGATTTCCTTGCTGATTTATTGTTATGGGCAGTACCTATCTCTATTATTTGTGCACGTATTTACTATGTGTCAATGCGCTGGGATTATTATAGTGAAAACCCAGGGAAAATCATTGAAATATGGAATGGTGGTATTGCGATCCATGGAGCGCTAATTGGCGCATTTGTGACAGCCTACATATTTACAAGGATTAAAAATGTGAGCTTTTTACGAGTTGCGGATATTGCAGCACCAAGTATCCTAATCGGGCAAATTATTGGGCGATGGGGTAACTTTATGAACCAAGAGGCTTATGGAGGACCTGTATCGAAAGAGTTTTTAGAAAATTTGATGCTGCCTGATTGGATTATCAATCAAATGTATATTGAGGAACTAGGGACATATGTACATCCTACATTTTTATATGAATCTGTATGGAATGTAATTGGTCTGATTATTTTATTAGTATTACGTAAAGTGAATCTACATCGCGGGGAAATATTCTTTGGTTATTTAATTTGGTATTCAATTGGTCGCTTTTATATAGAAGGCTTGCGTACAGATAGCCTCTATTTAGTGGGTGATTTACGCTCAGCACAGGTTGTATCTGTAGTTGGCATTGTAGTAGGTCTTGGTGCCATTATTTACCGTAGAATAAAGGTCAAGCCTGTTGTGAAATATTTAGATGATAAATAA